A window of Macrotis lagotis isolate mMagLag1 chromosome X, bilby.v1.9.chrom.fasta, whole genome shotgun sequence contains these coding sequences:
- the LOC141500648 gene encoding small ribosomal subunit protein uS14-like, whose translation MGHQQLYWSHPRKFGQGSQLCRVCSNRPGLIYKYGLNMCHQCFRQYAKDIGFIKLD comes from the coding sequence ATGGGTCACCAGCAGCTGTACTGGAGCCACCCTCGTAAATTCGGCCAGGGGTCTCAGTTGTGCCGTGTTTGTTCCAACCGCCCTGGCCTGATCTACAAGTATGGCCTGAACATGTGCCACCAGTGCTTCCGGCAGTATGCAAAAGACATCGGCTTCATCAAGTTGGACTAA